In Silene latifolia isolate original U9 population chromosome 3, ASM4854445v1, whole genome shotgun sequence, a single window of DNA contains:
- the LOC141646909 gene encoding pectinesterase-like codes for MATPSTYHQTLLNSPTKTTKTTNKIIFFFLTLATLISLGYLGFVTIQSNYSNPNNDNPLSLCDKSHNPNSCLAFINEAETTSWGSDDSRKMLSKLLELHASDITKAMYVTKRSNVVGNQAVVDCLELMDLSRDRLENSIKTLATNYMYDYDINNDIKTWLSGVLTNHVTCLDQMEDNNNSHLLLGIESIIEDLILRSRALLAIHTKVSSTKSNNVKENLAKKMMKKGFYPSWVSKSDRKLLGVSGGNVKNKADLVVAKDGSGNFTTVGDALAAAPDRANKRYIIYVKQGVYEENVEVGKKKKNVMLVGDGMGLTIITGSQNVVDGNTTFKSATLAAVGDGFILQDIRIQNTAGPEKHQAVALRVGADHSVINRCYIDAFQDTLYTHSLRQFYTDSSITGTVDFIFGNAAVVFQNCQLIARKPMTSQKNMVTAQGRTDPNQNTGTSIQYCDIVPSEDLTPVATQFPTFLGRPWKEYSRTVVLQSNIRGHVDPTGWFPWDGDFALSSLYYGEYMNYGPGSDTSKRVNWTGYHVITDPIEAKQFTVGEFIQGQEWLDATGVNFDDGL; via the exons ATGGCAACTCCAAGTACATACCACCAAACCCTTCTCAATAGTCCAACCAAAActacaaaaacaacaaacaaaatcatcttcTTTTTCCTTACACTAGCCACCTTAATTTCACTTGGTTACCTTGGCTTTGTCACAATCCAATCAAATTATTCAAACCCCAATAATGATAATCCACTCTCACTTTGTGACAAATCCCATAATCCAAATTCTTGCTTAGCCTTCATCAATGAAGCTGAAACGACGTCGTGGGGTTCCGATGACAGTCGAAAAATGTTGTCAAAGTTACTAGAATTACATGCTTCAGACATTACCAAAGCCATGTACGTAACCAAACGTAGTAATGTTGTAGGAAATCAAGCTGTTGTTGATTGCTTAGAGCTCATGGACTTGTCACGTGACCGTCTCGAAAATTCAATCAAGACATTGGCTACTAATTATATGTATGATTatgatattaataatgatattaaaacATGGTTAAGTGGAGTGTTAACTAATCATGTTACATGTTTAGACCAAATGGAAGATAATAATAATTCACATTTATTATTAGGGATAGAGTCTATAATTGAGGATTTAATTTTAAGGTCAAGGGCATTATTGGCAATTCACACTAAAGTTTCATCCACTAAGTCTAATAATGTTAAGGAGAATTTagcaaaaaaaatgatgaaaaagggATTTTACCCTAGTTGGGTAAGCAAGAGTGATAGGAAACTTCTAGGTGTTTCTGGAGGCAATGTGAAGAATAAGGCGGATTTGGTGGTGGCAAAAGACGGAAGTGGGAATTTTACGACTGTCGGGGACGCGTTGGCGGCAGCGCCCGATAGGGCCAATAAGAGGTACATAATATATGTGAAACAAGGGGTGTATGAGGAAAATGTAGAGGttggaaaaaagaagaaaaatgtgaTGTTGGTTGGAGATGGTATGGGTTTGACTATTATTACTGGAAGTCAAAATGTTGTTGATGGGAATACTACCTTTAAATCTGCTACTCTGG CTGCGGTAGGAGATGGATTCATACTACAAGACATACGCATCCAAAACACAGCCGGACCGGAAAAACACCAGGCAGTCGCTCTCCGAGTAGGAGCCGATCATTCAGTCATAAACCGATGTTACATAGACGCTTTCCAAGACACTCTATACACTCACTCCCTTAGACAATTCTACACAGACTCATCCATCACAGGAACCGTCGACTTCATTTTTGGAAACGCAGCTGTCGTATTCCAAAACTGTCAGCTCATTGCTCGAAAGCCTATGACTAGCCAGAAAAACATGGTCACGGCACAAGGCAGAACAGACCCTAACCAAAACACCGGTACATCTATTCAGTATTGTGACATTGTTCCTAGTGAAGACCTAACCCCTGTCGCGACCCAATTCCCGACTTTCTTAGGCCGACCTTGGAAGGAATATTCGAGAACTGTTGTTCTGCAGTCCAATATTAGGGGACATGTTGATCCAACAGGTTGGTTTCCGTGGGATGGTGATTTTGCATTGAGTAGTTTGTATTATGGTGAGTATATGAATTATGGGCCGGGTTCGGATACGAGTAAGAGGGTGAACTGGACTGGGTATCATGTGATTACTGATCCAATTGAAGCTAAGCAGTTTACTGTTGGGGAATTTATTCAGGGACAAGAATGGTTAGATGCTACTGGCGTTAACTTTGATGACGGTTTGTAA